In a single window of the Desulfovibrio sp. ZJ209 genome:
- a CDS encoding pseudouridine synthase, whose amino-acid sequence MSPSSPGEGGAPDPALTIDAESAGMRLDKALAALVPEGLRGRRRRIEEGGVLLNGAPCREPARRLRAGDALALVPQAPQPEPRQDLARLLGRQGDFCFLFKGAGLHSAALPGKSGDSLEARLHALCAPVLGPGERPELLQRLDLGTSGLVCAALTPAAARAFRAAEAAGQCEKRYLALLTGALEGPVTARRRLDTNDRRTTRPLDEDAGPLRRTDFLPLHVFEGEAGALLSTLLGVVRAEAPPALTFAACRIRRGARHQIRAHAASLGHPLLGDTQYGIPTEAEKYTPAAPRFFLHHGLLAWPGERCSVAPHWPWLEAHLPPEARRRVHGWLETAD is encoded by the coding sequence ATGAGCCCCAGCTCCCCCGGGGAAGGAGGGGCGCCCGACCCCGCACTCACCATCGACGCCGAAAGCGCCGGCATGCGGCTGGACAAGGCGCTGGCGGCTCTCGTCCCCGAGGGCCTGCGCGGACGGCGCCGGCGCATCGAAGAGGGCGGCGTGCTCCTCAACGGCGCGCCCTGCCGGGAGCCCGCGCGACGCCTCAGGGCCGGCGATGCGCTCGCGCTCGTGCCCCAAGCGCCCCAGCCTGAGCCCCGGCAAGATTTGGCGCGCCTGCTCGGGCGGCAGGGCGATTTTTGCTTTCTCTTTAAGGGCGCGGGCCTCCACAGCGCGGCCCTCCCCGGCAAGTCGGGGGACAGCCTTGAAGCGCGCCTCCACGCGCTCTGCGCGCCTGTGCTCGGCCCGGGAGAGCGGCCGGAACTCCTCCAGCGGCTCGATCTGGGTACCTCGGGCCTTGTCTGCGCGGCCCTGACGCCGGCTGCGGCCCGCGCCTTCCGCGCCGCCGAAGCCGCGGGCCAGTGTGAAAAGCGCTATCTCGCCCTGCTCACGGGCGCGCTCGAAGGCCCCGTGACCGCGCGCCGTCGGCTGGACACCAATGACCGCCGCACCACGCGCCCGCTGGACGAGGACGCCGGGCCCTTGCGCCGGACGGACTTCCTGCCGCTCCATGTCTTTGAGGGCGAAGCAGGCGCCCTGCTCTCTACCCTGCTCGGTGTCGTCAGGGCGGAAGCGCCCCCGGCGCTGACCTTTGCGGCCTGCCGCATCCGGCGCGGGGCCCGCCACCAGATCCGCGCCCATGCCGCAAGCCTCGGCCATCCCCTGCTCGGGGACACGCAGTATGGCATTCCGACGGAAGCCGAAAAATATACGCCAGCCGCACCGCGCTTCTTCCTCCACCATGGCCTGCTCGCGTGGCCGGGGGAGCGCTGCTCCGTGGCGCCGCACTGGCCATGGCTGGAAGCACATCTCCCCCCGGAGGCACGCCGGCGCGTCCACGGCTGGCTGGAGACGGCCGATTAA